Proteins co-encoded in one Anabas testudineus chromosome 8, fAnaTes1.2, whole genome shotgun sequence genomic window:
- the adsl gene encoding adenylosuccinate lyase, translated as MEAADESMKYRSPLVSRYASKEMAYNFSDRKKFTTWRRLWIYLAKAEKALGLPITDAQVLEMESHAEDIDFAMAADEERKLRHDVMAHVHTFAHCCPTAAPIIHLGATSCYVGDNTDLIMLRDGFDILLPKLARVIDRLANFAEKYADLPTLGFTHYQPAQLTTVGKRACLWLQDLAMDMRNLQRARDDLRFRGVKGTTGTQASFLQLFQGDHDKVEELDRMVTEMAGFKKAYLVTGQTYSRKVDVDCLSSLASLGATVHKICTDIRLLANLKEIEEPFEKEQIGSSAMPYKRNPMRAERCCSLARHLVALMSDPLQTASVQWLERTLDDSANRRISLPESFLTADIILSTLQNITEGLVVYPKVIERHIRHELPFMATENIIMAMVKAGGNRQDCHEKIRVLSQEAAAVVKQEGGDNDLLARVQRDPYFAPILDQLDALLDPKTFIGRAPQQVARFLSEEVRPLLEPYKAKMDVKIELEL; from the exons ATGGAGGCAGCTGACGAGTCCATGAAGTACCGGTCCCCGCTGGTGTCCAGATATGCCAGCAAGGAGATGGCCTACAACTTCAGTGACAGGAAGAAGTTCACGACCTGGAGAAGACTGTGGATCTACCTGGCTAAAGCCGAGAAG GCTCTCGGCCTGCCCATCACTGACGCCCAAGTTCTGGAGATGGAGAGCCACGCTGAGGACATTGACTTTGCCATGGCAGCAGACGAAGAGCGTAAACTCAGACATGACGTCATGGCTCATGTGCACACCTTCGCACACTGCTGCCCCACTGCAGCTCCCATCATCCACCTCGGAGCCACCTCCTGCTATGTGGGAGACAACACT GATCTGATTATGCTGCGTGATGGATTTGATATTCTGTTGCCTAAG CTGGCCAGAGTCATTGACAGACTGGCCAACTTTGCTGAGAAGTATGCTGACCTCCCCACACTTGGCTTCACACACTATCA ACCAGCCCAGCTGACCACTGTAGGAAAGCGAgcctgtctgtggctgcaggacTTGGCTATGGACATGAGGAACCTGCAGCGAGCCCGTGACGACCTGCGTTTCCGTGGAGTCAAGGGGACCACTGGCACCCAGGCCAGTTTCCTGCAGCTCTTTCAGGGGGACCATGACAAA GTAGAAGAACTTGACAGGATGGTCACAGAGATGGCCGGCTTCAAAAA AGCCTACCTGGTGACTGGTCAGACATACAGTCGTAAGGTGGACGTTGACTGCCTGTCCAGTCTGGCCAGTTTAGGAGCCACTGTTCATAAG ATCTGCACAGACATCCGCCTGCTTGCCAACCTGAAAGAAATCGAGGAGCCATTTGAGAAAGAACAAATTG GTTCCAGTGCCATGCCCTACAAGAGGAACCCCATGCGGGCAGAACGTTGCTGTAGCTTGGCCCGACATCTGGTGGCACTGATGTCTGACCCTCTGCAGACAGCCTCGGTGCAGTGGCTGGAGAGGACGCTGGACGACAGCGCCAACAG GAGAATTTCTCTACCTGAGTCCTTCCTGACAGCAGACATCATCCTCAGCACGCTGCAGAACATCACAGAGGGACTAGTGGTCTACCCCAAGGTCATTGAGAGACACATCCGACATGAGCTTCCCTTCATGGCGACAGAGAACATCATCATGGCCATGGTGAAGGCTGGAGGAAACCGACag GACTGTCACGAGAAGATCCGAGTTCTGTCCCAGGAGGCAGCAGCTGTAGTGAAACAGGAGGGCGGTGATAACGACCTGCTGGCCAGAGTCCAGCGAGACCCCTACTTTGCCCCAATTCTGGATCAGCTGGACGCGCTGCTGGACCCCAAGACCTTCATCGGCCGGGCTCCACAGCAG GTCGCTAGGTTCCTCTCTGAAGAAGTACGCCCCCTGCTGGAGCCATACAAGGCTAAGATGGATGTTAAGATTGAGCTTGagctctga